The DNA region TCTCCGCGCCTTCGCGTTTCATCAGCCCGTCACCGTTGAACATGGTGATCGAGTCGGTGATGGACTTGACGTAGAGCTTCGGGTCACCGCCCGCGTACTGGGCGGGCATCTTGGCGGCGATCTCCTCGGGGGAGTGCGTCTTGATCCAGCGCAGGGTCTCGACGAAGGAGTTCGCCAGCTTCTGCACGATGTCCGGGTGCGCCGCGACGGTCTCGCAGCGCATGTAGAGCGAGGCGGCCGGGTACAGCCCGCCGAGCGCCGCGCGGGTGCCTTGCTCGTTGCGCATGTCCACCAGCACCTGGGCGTCACCCGAGGTGACCATCTTGGCGACGGTCGGATCGGTGGTCATGCCCGCGTCGATGCCGTTGTGGTTCATACCGGCGATGAAGGTCTGGCCCGCACCGACTTTCACCCGGGTGTAGTCGGAGGTGGTCAATCCCGCCTGCCCGGCCAGGGCCTGGGTGAGGAAGTCGGTGGACGAACCCAGCGACGTCACGCCCAGGTTCTTGCCCCGGAAGTCCTTGGGGGACTTGATGGACTCCGCGTCCTGCTTCGACACCAGCTCGACCTCGCCCGGCACGTCGGCGAACTGCACGACCGTCTTCAGGCACTGGTCCTTGGCCTGCAGATCGATGGTGTGGTCGTAGAAGCCGACCACCGCCTGGACATCGCCGGTGAGCAGCGCGGTCTCGGCGTTCGCGCCGGACTGTTCACCCAGCAGATGTACGTCGAGGTCGTTGTCCTTGAAGAAGCCCAGCCGCTCGGTCAGCATGGCCGGCAGGTAGATGACCTTCTCCAGGCCGCCCACCATGATGGTGATCTGCGGCCGCCCGTTCGCCGTCGGGATGGTGCGGGAGTCGCGGCAGCCGGTCGCCAGCAGCAGCGAGGCGACGGCCAGCAGGATCACGGCAATATGCTTGCGGTACTTCACGGCTCAGATCCCGTGTCCCGAGCCGGACTGCGACGGCCGCCATTTCAGCAGCCGGTTCTCCGCCAGCCCGATCAGCCATTCGGCGACCAGCGCCACCACGGTGATGATGATCATGCCCGCGTAGATGCCCGCCGCGTCGAAGGTGCCCTGCGCGTTGCTGATCAGCAGGCCCAGACCCTTGCCGGCGCCGGCGTACTCGCCGACCACCGCGCCGATCAGGGCGAAACCGAACGCGGTGTGCAGCGACGACAGGATCCAGGTGGTGGCGCTGGGCAGCACGATCGAGCCGAGCACCTGGCGGCGGCTCGCGCCCAGGATCCGGGCATTGTCGATGACATTGCCGTCCACCTCGCGGGCGCCGGTGAACGCGTTGAAGAACACCGCGAAGAACACCAGCACCACCACCGTCGCCACCTTGGACTGCAATCCCAGTCCGAACCAGATGATGAACAGCGAGGCCAGCACGATGCGCGGCACCGCGTTGAGCGCCTTGATGAACGGGGCCAGCACATCGGCCCAGTAGCGGGAGCGGCCCAGCAGCACACCGAGCACGATGCCCGCGACGGTGCCGATCGCGAAGCCCAGCACCGCCTCCTGCACGGTGGTGTACAGCTGCAGCCAGATGGAGCCGAACTGCGTTCCCTCGGTGAACCATTCGACCAGGCGATCCCAGATCAGCGACGGCTTGGAGTAGAAGAACGGGTCGATCCAGTAGGTGGCGGTGAGCTGCCAGGAGCCCAGCCACACGGCCACGATCAGGGCGCGCAGGCTCCAGGTGCGGATCTTGTTCCGGCGGGCCTGGTTGCGGACCCGGGCGAGGATCTGCTCCTCGGTCTCCACCTCGAATTCCGGTGCGGCGGTGGCGGTCTTCTCGATCGCCGTGACATCAAGCGACACTGGCCGCTCCCTTCGTGCGGGCCGCCTCGACCTGATCGCGCAGCGTTTCCCAGATCTCCTTGTAGAGGTCGCGGAACTCCTCGGTGAGCCGCACCTCCTCGACATCGCGGGGCCGGTCCAGGGTGACCCGGAAGTCACCGCACACCGTCGCGGGGCTCGCGGTCATGACGACCACCCGATCGGCGAGGGCGATGGCCTCCTCCAGATCGTGTGTCACGAAGATGACTGCGGCCCGGCCCTTCTCGGGGCTGCTCGAGTCGGTGCCCGACCACACGCGCAGCAGCTCGTCCTGCATGAGCTGGCGGGTCTGCACGTCGAGCGCGCTGAACGGCTCGTCCATCAGGATGATCTCGGGATCGTTGACCAGGGTCTGGGCCAGGGCCACGCGCTTGCGCATGCCGCCCGACAGCTGATGCGGGTAGTAGTTCTCGAACCCGCCGAGCCCGACCGTGCGTACCCAGCGGGCCGCCCGTTCGCGCGCCTCGGCCTTGCCGACGCCGCGGAACTTGGGGCCCAGCGCCACGTTCTCGAGGACCGATTTCCACGGCAGTACCGCGTCCTGCTGGAACATGTAGCCGACGCCGTCGGGGATGCCGCGGACGTCCTTGCCGCGCACCAGGGTTCGGCCGGCCGACGCCGGTTCCAGGCCGGAGACCAGCGACAGTGTGGTGGATTTGCCGCAGCCGGTGGGGCCGACGACGGCGACGAACTCGCCCGCGGCGACGGCGAAGTTCAGGTCGCGCACCGCGGTGTGGATGCCGCCGTTGTTGCCGGGGAACCGTTTGGTCGCGCCGCGCAGTTCGATCAGGGTTGCCGTGTTGATCCGCGGGGCCGTGCCGCCCGGCTCACCGCCACCACGTTCAGTGGTCGTTGTGCTCATTACCGCTCCGTTTCCAGTGCCGCCGCTGCGGCGTCGGAGTGAAGCTACGTGGGCCGGGTCACACCGGGCCCGGTTGTGCGCGCAAGTCACACAAGCGGCGATTCGACCGTTTTGCGCATTCTGCTCATCCGGTTTGCGGGAGGTTGTCTACACTGGCGGCGTGTTCTCGCGCGGCCCCCGCTCCGTCCGGCTCCGGACCCAGATCCTGCT from Nocardia tengchongensis includes:
- a CDS encoding ABC transporter permease; this translates as MSLDVTAIEKTATAAPEFEVETEEQILARVRNQARRNKIRTWSLRALIVAVWLGSWQLTATYWIDPFFYSKPSLIWDRLVEWFTEGTQFGSIWLQLYTTVQEAVLGFAIGTVAGIVLGVLLGRSRYWADVLAPFIKALNAVPRIVLASLFIIWFGLGLQSKVATVVVLVFFAVFFNAFTGAREVDGNVIDNARILGASRRQVLGSIVLPSATTWILSSLHTAFGFALIGAVVGEYAGAGKGLGLLISNAQGTFDAAGIYAGMIIITVVALVAEWLIGLAENRLLKWRPSQSGSGHGI
- a CDS encoding ABC transporter substrate-binding protein, coding for MKYRKHIAVILLAVASLLLATGCRDSRTIPTANGRPQITIMVGGLEKVIYLPAMLTERLGFFKDNDLDVHLLGEQSGANAETALLTGDVQAVVGFYDHTIDLQAKDQCLKTVVQFADVPGEVELVSKQDAESIKSPKDFRGKNLGVTSLGSSTDFLTQALAGQAGLTTSDYTRVKVGAGQTFIAGMNHNGIDAGMTTDPTVAKMVTSGDAQVLVDMRNEQGTRAALGGLYPAASLYMRCETVAAHPDIVQKLANSFVETLRWIKTHSPEEIAAKMPAQYAGGDPKLYVKSITDSITMFNGDGLMKREGAENVLRILGQYSRNVAPVRDRIDLNATYTNEFVTKAQGARQP
- a CDS encoding ABC transporter ATP-binding protein, which produces MSTTTTERGGGEPGGTAPRINTATLIELRGATKRFPGNNGGIHTAVRDLNFAVAAGEFVAVVGPTGCGKSTTLSLVSGLEPASAGRTLVRGKDVRGIPDGVGYMFQQDAVLPWKSVLENVALGPKFRGVGKAEARERAARWVRTVGLGGFENYYPHQLSGGMRKRVALAQTLVNDPEIILMDEPFSALDVQTRQLMQDELLRVWSGTDSSSPEKGRAAVIFVTHDLEEAIALADRVVVMTASPATVCGDFRVTLDRPRDVEEVRLTEEFRDLYKEIWETLRDQVEAARTKGAASVA